The Populus trichocarpa isolate Nisqually-1 chromosome 2, P.trichocarpa_v4.1, whole genome shotgun sequence genome has a window encoding:
- the LOC7479731 gene encoding glucose-1-phosphate adenylyltransferase large subunit, chloroplastic/amyloplastic: MDSFCGALMASAGANAVNFNKGGIGNDGTIFWGENLKKNLKSWDSRAQLRKNLRSGVKKIKPGVAYSLLTSDVNEETVIFEAPVFETPQADPSNVASIILGGGAGTRLFPLTSRRAKPAVPIGGCYRLIDIPMSNCINSGIKKIFILTQFNSFSLNRHLARTYNFGNGVSFGDGFVEVLAATQTPGEAGKKWFQGTADAVRQFIWMFEDARTKNVEHVLILSGDHLYRMNYMEFVQKHIDTNADITVSCVPMDDSRASDYGLMKIDSTGRIIQFAEKPKGTDLKAMQVDTTLLGLSKQEAMQFPYIASMGVYVFRTDVLLKLLRCSYPSCNDFGSEIIPSAVKEHNVQAYLFNDYWEDIGTIKSLFDANLALTEQPPKFEFYDPKTPFFTSPRFLPPTKVDKCRIVDAIISHGCFLRECSVQHSIVGVRSRLESGVELTDTMMMGADYYQTESEIASVLAEGKVPIGVGQNTKIRNCIIDKNAKIGKDVIITNADGVQEADRPSEGFYIRSGITAVLKNATIKDGTII; this comes from the exons ATGGATTCTTTCTGTGGTGCCTTGATGGCAAGTGCTGGCGCCAATGCGGTAAATTTTAACAAAGGAGGTATTGGAAATGATGGGACTATCTTTTGGGGTGAGAATCTTAAGAAGAACCTGAAGAGCTGGGATTCGAGAGCCCAGTTGCGGAAAAATTTGAGAAGTGGTGTTAAGAAGATCAAGCCTGGAGTTGCTTACTCTCTTCTTACATCAGATGTTAACGAAGAAACTGTG atttttgagGCACCGGTGTTTGAGACTCCACAAGCAGACCCAAGTAATGTAGCTTCGATCATATTAGGCGGAGGAGCTGGGACACGCCTCTTTCCTCTTACTAGCAGAAGGGCCAAGCCCGCG GTTCCAATTGGAGGCTGTTACAGGTTGATTGATATTCCTATGAGTAATTGCATCAATAGTGGGATAAAGAAGATTTTCATCCTAACCCAGTTTAATTCCTTCTCACTCAATCGGCATCTAGCTCGTACTTATAACTTTGGCAATGGTGTTAGTTTTGGAGATGGATTTGTGGAG GTTTTGGCAGCTACTCAAACACCAGGGGAAGCAGGAAAGAAGTGGTTTCAAGGAACTGCAGATGCTGTGAGGCAATTTATATGGATGTTTGAG GATGCAAGGACCAAGAACGTGGAGCATGTATTAATCTTGTCTGGTGATCATCTTTATCGAATGAACTACATGGAGTTTGTTCAG AAGCATATCGACACTAACGCAGATATTACAGTTTCCTGTGTACCCATGGATGACAG TCGTGCATCAGATTATGGACTGATGAAGATTGATAGCACTGGGCGTATCATTCAATTTGCTGAGAAACCTAAGGGCACTGATCTGAAAGCAATG CAAGTTGATACCACTCTTCTTGGACTCTCCAAGCAAGAAGCCATGCAATTTCCCTATATTGCTTCAATGGGCGTTTATGTGTTTAGAACTGATGTCTTGCTGAAGCTTCTGAGGTGTAGCTATCCCTCATGCAACGACTTTGGTTCTGAAATCATTCCATCTGCTGTGAAGGAGCATAATGTCCAG GCTTATTTATTCAACGACTACTGGGAGGACATTGGAACAATAAAGTCCCTTTTTGATGCCAATTTGGCCCTCACGGAGCAG CCAccaaagtttgaattttacgATCCGAAGACACCTTTCTTCACCTCTCCTAGATTCTTACCGCCTACTAAAGTTGATAAATGCAGG ATTGTCGATGCAATAATCTCACATGGCTGCTTTTTACGAGAATGTAGCGTGCAACATTCTATTGTAGGAGTCCGCTCACGTTTAGAGAGTGGTGTTGAGCTTACA GATACTATGATGATGGGTGCTGACTACTATCAAACTGAATCTGAAATTGCCTCTGTGCTAGCGGAAGGAAAGGTTCCAATTGGCGTGGGTCAGAATACCAAAATCAG GAATTGTATTATTGATAAGAATGCCAAGATAGGAAAAGATGTGATCATCACAAATGCTGAT GGTGTTCAAGAAGCAGACAGGCCAAGTGAAGGATTTTACATTAGATCAGGGAT